A single Dunckerocampus dactyliophorus isolate RoL2022-P2 chromosome 2, RoL_Ddac_1.1, whole genome shotgun sequence DNA region contains:
- the ticam1 gene encoding TIR domain-containing adapter molecule 1 isoform X1 — protein sequence MNQKAVSDSTGLRDVFDILVSVPPEQVLSLTFQLGESPEDNIIHALCLIILRKEEQALDKLGRLGDHDLAKHLCELWMKSQGRLEDFADHCGESGHLPGESLAALARVFKILFNHRLCDQLLRNLAYKRALSSDGPKTREGEDLLYDPFREEAKAVCGPQLALWMCPSRDLKSGSYHDAPNSLVEGVTNQVRCFPSTLQSSCSEPSFPTHLEISLPPTVLYEEDKMTPEAPGNPEQSLITPAVSDNNSPEEAQFSSVLSQPRCSDLPGCENSKMDVASQSEHRKHKDFTKKEPLNQSTTTTMVPSLASATNNILPKSTVSMEMDKGKSADEEEEEEVIFYSFVILHAPEDSEVAEIMKEKLETVIGHKGATFSEDFAIPGKSTLKCIEDAINNSAFTLLLLTRNFNTRMLEVKTNSALINSINKQHKHNTVIPLLPKDNRMPKHKLPIVLQTLVPLEESKCFENKIKKVLSSAKINHQRRIWSAEQRTQGREAAHMLRKLDILRHSGDIPSEASVWQQHPSIHIENAKYIMIGNDSQMTVDYCGVAEKDNSIDTEDRK from the coding sequence atgaatcaGAAGGCGGTATCTGACAGTACAGGCCTGAGGGATGTCTTTGACATACTCGTCAGCGTCCCACCGGAGCAAGTCTTGAGCCTGACATTCCAGCTTGGGGAGTCTCCTGAAGATAATATCATACATGCCTTGTGTCTGATTATTCTCCGTAAAGAGGAGCAAGCCCTGGACAAACTTGGCCGACTGGGGGACCATGACCTCGCCAAGCATCTTTGTGAACTATGGATGAAGAGCCAGGGTAGATTAGAAGACTTTGCGGACCACTGTGGTGAATCCGGCCACTTACCAGGAGAATCTTTGGCAGCGTTGGCTCGTGTTTTTAAAATTCTGTTCAACCACAGATTGTGTGATCAGCTTTTAAGGAATCTTGCCTACAAGAGGGCCCTTTCCAGTGACGGTCCAAAAACAAGAGAGGGTGAGGATCTGTTATATGATCCGTTCAGAGAGGAAGCTAAAGCTGTGTGTGGGCCACAGCTTGCTTTGTGGATGTGCCCCTCCAGGGATCTCAAATCAGGCTCTTATCATGATGCCCCTAACAGCCTGGTTGAAGGTGTTACAAACCAGGTCAGATGCTTTCCCAGCACACTGCAGTCAAGCTGCTCTGAGCCTTCTTTTCCCACACATCTGGAGATCAGCCTGCCCCCGACAGTCCTTTACGAGGAGGACAAAATGACTCCAGAAGCACCAGGAAACCCTGAACAAAGCCTTATTACGCCTGCTGTGAGCGACAACAATTCTCCTGAGGAAGCTCAATTCTCGTCTGTGTTGTCGCAGCCAAGATGCAGTGACCTACCTGGCTGTGAAAACTCAAAGATGGATGTAGCATCTCAAAGTGAGCACAGAAAGCATAAGGATTTCACCAAGAAAGAACCTCTGAACCAAAGCACCACAACAACCATGGTGCCTTCCCTGGCttctgcaacaaacaacattctACCCAAGAGCACTGTTTCAATGGAGATGGATAAGGGCAAAAGCgcagacgaggaggaggaagaagaggtaATATTTTACTCATTTGTCATCCTACACGCTCCAGAAGATAGTGAAGTAGCAGagatcatgaaggaaaaactaGAGACTGTCATCGGTCATAAGGGTGCAACTTTCTCAGAGGACTTTGCCATACCTGGAAAGAGTACCCTAAAGTGCATAGAGGATGCTATCAACAACTCGGCCTTTACTCTACTGCTGCTCACCCGCAACTTCAACACACGCATGTTGGAGGTGAAGACCAACTCGGCCCTGATCAACTCCATTAAcaagcaacacaaacacaacacagtcaTACCTTTGCTACCAAAGGACAACCGCATGCCCAAACACAAACTGCCTATCGTGTTGCAGACTTTGGTTCCCCTTGAGGAGAGCAAATGCTTtgagaacaaaataaaaaaggttTTGTCGTCAGCAAAAATTAATCACCAAAGAAGAATTTGGTCTGCAGAGCAGAGAACACAGGGGCGTGAAGCAGCACATATGCTGAGAAAACTCGACATTCTCCGGCATTCAGGGGACATTCCCAGTGAGGCATCAGTCTGGCAGCAGCATCCAAGCATTCATATTGAAAATGCTAAGTATATTATGATTGGTAATGACTCGCAAATGACTGTGGATTACTGTGGAGTTGCAGAGAAAGACAATTCAATAGATACAGAAGACAGGAAATAA
- the ticam1 gene encoding TIR domain-containing adapter molecule 1 isoform X2, giving the protein MNQKAVSDSTGLRDVFDILVSVPPEQVLSLTFQLGESPEDNIIHALCLIILRKEEQALDKLGRLGDHDLAKHLCELWMKSQGRLEDFADHCGESGHLPGESLAALARVFKILFNHRLCDQLLRNLAYKRALSSDGPKTREGEDLLYDPFREEAKAVCGPQLALWMCPSRDLKSGSYHDAPNSLVEGVTNQVRCFPSTLQSSCSEPSFPTHLEISLPPTVLYEEDKMTPEAPGNPEQSLITPAVSDNNSPEEAQFSSVLSQPRCSDLPGCENSKMDVASQSEHRKHKDFTKKEPLNQSTTTTMVPSLASATNNILPKSTVSMEMDKGKSADEEEEEEEHITSTGGR; this is encoded by the exons atgaatcaGAAGGCGGTATCTGACAGTACAGGCCTGAGGGATGTCTTTGACATACTCGTCAGCGTCCCACCGGAGCAAGTCTTGAGCCTGACATTCCAGCTTGGGGAGTCTCCTGAAGATAATATCATACATGCCTTGTGTCTGATTATTCTCCGTAAAGAGGAGCAAGCCCTGGACAAACTTGGCCGACTGGGGGACCATGACCTCGCCAAGCATCTTTGTGAACTATGGATGAAGAGCCAGGGTAGATTAGAAGACTTTGCGGACCACTGTGGTGAATCCGGCCACTTACCAGGAGAATCTTTGGCAGCGTTGGCTCGTGTTTTTAAAATTCTGTTCAACCACAGATTGTGTGATCAGCTTTTAAGGAATCTTGCCTACAAGAGGGCCCTTTCCAGTGACGGTCCAAAAACAAGAGAGGGTGAGGATCTGTTATATGATCCGTTCAGAGAGGAAGCTAAAGCTGTGTGTGGGCCACAGCTTGCTTTGTGGATGTGCCCCTCCAGGGATCTCAAATCAGGCTCTTATCATGATGCCCCTAACAGCCTGGTTGAAGGTGTTACAAACCAGGTCAGATGCTTTCCCAGCACACTGCAGTCAAGCTGCTCTGAGCCTTCTTTTCCCACACATCTGGAGATCAGCCTGCCCCCGACAGTCCTTTACGAGGAGGACAAAATGACTCCAGAAGCACCAGGAAACCCTGAACAAAGCCTTATTACGCCTGCTGTGAGCGACAACAATTCTCCTGAGGAAGCTCAATTCTCGTCTGTGTTGTCGCAGCCAAGATGCAGTGACCTACCTGGCTGTGAAAACTCAAAGATGGATGTAGCATCTCAAAGTGAGCACAGAAAGCATAAGGATTTCACCAAGAAAGAACCTCTGAACCAAAGCACCACAACAACCATGGTGCCTTCCCTGGCttctgcaacaaacaacattctACCCAAGAGCACTGTTTCAATGGAGATGGATAAGGGCAAAAGCgcagacgaggaggaggaagaagag GAACACATTACAAGCACTGGGGGGAGGTAG